In Ovis canadensis isolate MfBH-ARS-UI-01 breed Bighorn chromosome 15, ARS-UI_OviCan_v2, whole genome shotgun sequence, the genomic stretch GACCCAGGAGTGCTACATGTACAGAGCACCTGGCTCACAGACGCATTCACACCTCTGACACCGGGGGTCACTGGAAGGCAGGGACCCCCTCAGGCTCTCCCCCGCACCCCAGGGCCCAGGATCTCAGATCCTAGCGTCCAAGGGAGCGGGTCTTCGGCCTTCCCAGGCCTAGCACACTGCCTGGAGCAGAGGGTGCCCTTTCCCTGTGTGCCCAGGCGATGAGCACCTGGCCTTTGGGGGCTGCAAAACCTGCCGGAAGAAAATCCCGAGTCGTCGGGAAGCCAGGATCAAGGGTAGAGGTCCAGGTGGCCCCAGAACTTCCTCAGCTGCAATGAGGGTCAGAAGGCCAGGGTCAGGAAGGGAGAGGGGCCCACTGCCCTGCTGGCGCTCGGGGGGCGTGGGGGTCTAGACGTGGCTCTTTAGCCCCCAAGCCTCTGGGTCTGCCTCTCCATCTGAATCATAGCCAAGCTTCAAgagttactttgaaaaaaaaaaaaaaaacaatttttttaaagtgactttGAAGGAGAAAAGCCTGGGGTGTAAAGTGAGGTTCCTGGACTGTACCCCTCGGGGCGGTGATTCTGCCCAGGCAGGGCCCAGAAGCAGCTTTCCTTCCAGGACACCCCATCCCCACTCTCCTGCAGGTTGCTGCTGGCCACAGGGAGAGACCCCCTGCCCCTGGTCCCTGAGAGCCCTTCCAGGGTAgagaggtgagggaggagggctgcagtcaccagggGGCCAGAGGTCGTTTGACTCACAGAGGGTCTCCGTTTAGCTCCACCTCTTCCCAAATGGGGTCAGCTTTTCTTCCCAAGTGATACTGGCAATGATGTCTGGAGACCTTCTGGTTCTCGTAAGGGGGAGGAGTGTCACACATCTAATGTGAAGAGGACAGGGGTGCTGCTAAAGCCCCATACAGCCgctgtccccaacctttttggcaccagggacggTTTCATGGAAGATGGTTCTTACACGGACAAGGAAAGGGGGTGgtctggggatgattcaagcgtGTTAGGTTTGTCGTGCACTTAATTTCTGCTattgttacatcagctccacctcagaacAGCAGGCATCAGGTCCTGGGTGGGGACCCCTGCTGTATAGAACGTCATACAGGactgccctccacccccacccccccggacCACACAGCAGTGTGGTCAACACTTGACATTTGGGCCGTTCTTGACAACGGGCCCAAGACCAGAGTCACCGTCAGGCCCATCACAGTGAAAACGGGGAGGAAACTAGACCGCCACTCGTCAGACAACTTTCAACCTATCAGAGTGTCCTCTGGGCTTTGATCTTAACGTACCAGGAGCCTCCAAAAGTGGAAGTGGCCAGGGCCTCCTGCAACTCTTGCACCCCGAATCCCAGCCTCCCCCAACGTAGGAAGGCAAGGCTCTTGGCCCAGGTGCGCTTAGGGgtaggtggggggggtggggcgggcctGCGGCTGGCACACCCtgcccccgcaccccaccccaccccacggcAGCCTGcccagcgccccccccccccgtctgCCCGCAGGTCCCCTTCGGGGTAGGTGGGTGGGGTCTGCTAAGCCCCCGGCAGCGCCCCCAGCGCCCATCTGCCCGCAGGTCCCCCGGCCTGCGTCCTGCTGCTTCTCCTGGCCGcggcccccgccgccgcccgctgCCCCATGCTCTGCACCTGCTACCCGGCGCCGCCCACCGTGAGCTGCCAGGCCAACAACTTCTCAGCGGTGCCGCGGGCCCTGCCGCCCGGCACGCAGCGCCTCTTCTTGCAGAACAACCTCATCAGCGCGCTGCGGCCCGGCTCCTTCGGGCCCAGCCTGCTCACCCTGTGGCTCTTCTCCAACAACCTCTCGGCCATCTACCCGGGCACCTTCCGCCACCTGCAGGCGCTCGAGGAGCTGGACCTGGGCGACAACCGGCACCTGCGCTCCCTGGAGCCTGACACCTTCCAGGGCCTGGAACGGCTGCAGTCCCTGCACCTCTACCGCTGCCAGCTCAGCAGCCTGCCCGGCACCATCTTCCGCGGCCTGGTCAGCCTGCAGTACCTCTACCTCCAGGAGAACAGCCTGCTCCACCTACAGGTGAGCGCCGGCGCGCGGACGCGAACACAGGCGTCCCCTCCCGCTCGCCTCTCTCCCCCCGGGACCCTCCCTACCTCGCGCCCTGTGCCTCCATTGCTCAGCATCTCCGTGTCTCACCCCTTCCCTCTGTGTCCCGGCCCCACCCTCCAGCTCTCACCCCTTCCCTCCGTGTCTCAGCCCCTCCCTCTTGTCTAAGCCCCACCCTCCGTGTCTCGGCCCCTCCCCCGTGTCCTGGCCCCTCCCCCGTGTCTAAGCCCCTCCCTCCGTGTCCTGGCCCCTCCCCCGTGTCTCGCCCCTCCCTCTGTTTCTAAGCCCCTCCCTCCATTTCTCAGCATCTCCCTCCCTTCTGAAGGCTTCTGCTCCTCCCCTTGGTCCAGGGCTTTCCTTTGTCCCTTCCATCTTTCTCTGCTCCCCTACTCCGCCGTCTGACtcgctgtctgtctgtctctccctcgCGGCCCCTCTCCATCTTGCTCACTGACTCTCCTCCCCCGTCTGTCTGCCTCTGCCTCTTCTGTCTGTCTCCCTTCACGCGCCCactccacacacacccccccccccaagtctGTCTGGGTGGAGGTGTGTGTCTCTTCCCGTGATCTCTCCTCTCCCCCTTGCCTCCGGGAGACTCTGCCTTTTCGCGGGCAGTGCAGCCTGGAGGGGCATCGTGGCGGCTTTTCTCGCCCACCCGCAAGCCCTCCCACGCCACGGGCAGGGGGACACGGAGGGCGGCGCCACTGCAGCTGGCACGCCACAGGAGGCTCCCGCTCACTGGGTGCCGAGGCCAGGGGAAGCCCTACCCGTCCTGGATCCCATCCCCCCAAACCTACTGTCTCAGCGCAATGGGAGGAGACAAGAAAGGGTAATGAGCTGTGAAGTTGCTGGGAAATGGATGCTCAGAAAAAGGGAGGAATAACAGtaattgttatttattattattattgatctaAATATTGTTCCCTGTTGTTCTTATGCTGACTGTCTGACAGTCAAGTCCTCCCACTGTTTCCTCAGGAAGCAATAACAGACCCTCCAAACCATCTAAGGAGAAAAGCCTCCCCTTTCAGTTTCAGGCCTTTGAATTTCCAACTGCAAccctctccccacacccaccTGGACGGCccttctccctctccaccccGGGCTGGGGCCTGACTGCTCAGCACTGTGCGCATTTGATGCTGATAACGACAGTAACGATAGCAATAATAATCCAGCACTTACTGAGCACCCAGGAGGTGCTTGCTGGTGAAAAAAGGGCATCGAACAAAACGGAGGAGACCCCTGCCTTTGTGGAGAGCATTCtaggggtggggagagacagaAAGTACAGTAGTGCGCTGGAAAATGTGTCGTGTTTTGTTCTTACtgcctgtgcttagttgcttagtcgtgtctgactctttgtgacctcatggactgtagcctcgtgtctaactctttgtgacctcatggactgtagcccgccagactcctctgtccatgggagtctccaggcaagaatactggagtgggttgccatgccctcctccagggaatattcccagcccagcgactgaacccaggtctcctgcactgcaagcataTTTATTGCATAATTACTGATAGTAATAGCCCACTAGCCTTCagcctagtggctcagtggtaaagaaagcaCCTGCCattgcgggagacatgggttggatccctgggtcgggaggatccactggaaaaggaaatgacaacctaccccagtattcttgcctgggaaatcctgtggacagaggagcctggcgggctacagtccatggggtcacaaagagttggataggacttagtgactaaacaacaagccaTTAGCAGGCACACTAAGTGTCGGGTGCTGTGCTAAGGACTTTACAGGTATCAACCCTGTCATTTACAAGTGTGTGACATTTataacctccctgagcctcagttttcccatctgtaaaattggAGTAGTCATAGCATCCATCTCTTAGGGATTTTAGAAGCGTTAAGTGCATGAATAATTTGTAAAGCACTTAAGATAGTGCTTGGCATACGGTAAGCATGCTATAAATGCTTGTTaagatactattttaaaaagagaaacccGCCTCATTGAATACTGGTCTCGGTGAAATGGCTCATCTTGGGCCCTATCCTGAAGATATGGGTCAACTTCAAGGATTCTGCTGAGACCAGGGGTGGGTGCCGGAacactcctttttttcccttcctaacTTGGCTTCTCACGGTTTCCAAAGTGTGCGCAGTCACTTCATCTCATTTCTGCAGCCCTGTTGGGGAACTGTTCACACCTCCTTACAGATAAGGCAGCTGAGACCGAGGGTCCCAAAGACTTTGTCCCAAAGTCTTGTGAACACTGTCCCTGTGCCTGGGGACTTGGTGATCTCAGCATCACAGGCCTCACAGCAAACGGGGAGCAGGGGCACAGAATGACGTTTCTGAggctgcaccaccaggaagaccCGGCAGCGCTTGAACCCTTGTGATCTGGTGACATTTCAGGCCGTTTTCATCACTCAGAACACTCCATGGGGGTCTGACCAGGTGCGGGGGGGTAGCACTCATAAGAACAGCAGAGTGGGCTTATTTCTGAAAGCGCATGCTTTAGAATCtgccagaccagagatcaaatcctggCTCacgtgtgactttggacaaactACTCAACCTTTGTCCACGTCCATTTCCTCTCTGGCAATCATGATAGTACTTAATCATATCAATACTGATCTAAGAAGTTTCTTAAGTATTAAAAtgtagggaattccttggcagtcccgTGCTTAATACTTAACACTACCCTTCaaagggcacaggttcgatccttgctcagggaactaagatcccgtgtgccacgtggcgcagccaaataagagaaaataaaatttagcacAGGGCCACATCAATAAATAGGCACTATAATTATTATTGCTGCTAATTATTACATGCGACAACCACTGTTACTGAGACCCTGACCTCCTTATCAACATATATCGGTTATGCCATGCAGGCTTTTAAAATGATCAAATCTTTGAATCATTAAATCTTTTTAACGATTAAAAAAGAGCCATCCGATTGCACTCCAGTAGGTTAGGGAATCTagggtcagcagacctgagtGCGCATCCTTGCTCTGTTATTTTCCAACTTGATTTCAGCAAGTTGGTGCCCCCccactctgaacctcagttttcccaaCTTTAAGATGGGACTAGTAAAAAGAATACCTTCCATCAACAGTTGTAACGAGTCAATGAACTCATATTGTGAAATCCTGTGCTGAATCAGTTTGATCATCACGGCTTGACCCGCCATCACAAATGGCAGCCGAGGCTGGGGGTCAGGAATGACCTGGGCAGGGGGCACCTTGAGGGGTGCTGGGCTCTTCTGAAATGGGGCGTGCCGGTTCTGTACGCCCCTGGCCTGAATGGCACGGGCGTCATGGGAAGGAAACGCCTGGCCCTTCACAGAAGGGAAGGAGGCAGCCTCTGCCTGTGAACGGCCGGGAGAGACTAGCCCGGGAGATGCCACAGGCAGATGGGGTGCACTCGCGGGGGTGAGGTCCCCAGGGTGCAGGCGTGACCCGCGATGGTGCCAGGCCACCCGGGAGGGGCGCTCTGGTGGAGGGAAGAGGACCCCAGCGGCTCAGGAGGAGGGTGATGGAGCTGGAAACGGGTCGGGGGGTTCTCCCAGATGCCCCGCCCTGGGACAAGCACCTTCCTCACAGCTAACTCACTGAGCACACGCCAGGCTGCGTCCTGGGTTCCAGGGTGTCAGACGTGACCAAGGACAGGGTCCCTGCTCTCCTGCAGCACCATTCCTACTGGAGAGGAACTGTGTGATAGAGACACCGATCCTGTTTTGAATCCTTGGAGTAGCCTGCGTGGCACAAAAGAGCGGTGTTTCCATCAGGCAGATCTCATTTGCcctgtggctttgggcaagttacttaaccgcTCTGAGCCTCAACGGACCCATCCGTGAAATAGGGACAATGCCTTAAACCCCAGGAGTCCGTCTGAGGATTAAAGAGGATGCTGCTTGAAAAGGGCTCCGCGTGGCCAgtccactgaagtgaagtgaaagtcagtcagtccaactctttgtgaccccatggactataccgtccgtggaattctccaggccagaatactggagtgggtagcctattccttctccagagggtcttcccaacccagggatccaactggggtctcccgcattgcaggtggattctttacccgctgagccatcagggaagccctatccagAGTAAGCATCGTTCCCCTCATTCAATGGCTAAGGACACCGAGGCTCGGAGAAGTTAAGGCGTCCCGTTCAAGGCCACTGAACGCATGAGCAGCACAGCCTAGAATCACTCCAGGTCTGTCTCAGTGCAGAGGGCAGCTGTTCGGAGGCCTGGCTCCAGAGTTCACGTCCGCACGTCACTTCCTATTGGGTATTGCACCCTAGGCCAGTCACTTGCCTTTCTCCGAGCCTCCCTCCCCTAATCTCTGAAAGGGGGAGGATAATATTTTCTGCCTCACAGGGCTGTGAGGATCCGGTTACTACATGGGATCTGtgtagcacagagcctggcacatggtaagcgCTCGGTTACTCAGCTGCTGACGCAAATGATGATGATACCCGGGGTAGATGGGTGAAGCCGTCCGTGggggtgcctggcacagagcagacacTCAGCGCagctttgttgaatgaatgaggtaCATTCCAGCACTCTCTTGCTCATTAATATCACATGAGGATGGATCTTAATGATCAATGACCTCAAGTTCCTTGTTTCACCGatgggggtaaaaaaaaaaaaaagaactgaggctcagagaggtgcctgcagttgcccaaggtcacacagcccagCAGCTGATTGGAGGCTGGACCGGGGAGAGGCAAGGTTAAGAACAGGATGCTGaccagggaagggggcagggacgCTGCGCTGAGATTCCAAATGGATGCAGAGAGCCGTGAaccggccggggcggggcggggggcaggggatgTTGTGAGGGAAATGTGGTTTTTCCGAAGTGGAAGAGGATGACTTTAGCAGCTGCTCTCTGCCCagagggagggtggtgggggagggcgaGGGCTGTGAAAGTCAAGAGCTTATTAATGCACAGAGAACCGTTTTCagagcggggagggggagggctgtATCTGAGAGCTGCAGCCTAGAAGTGGCAGTGGGATTTGGCAACAGcttggatggggtgggggtggggggtggaccccccccccccgcaggcTGGGTCTCAGAAAGGGCAGGGGCAGGATTTCGGGGGAGAAAGACAGACTGGATTCAGGGAATTCCGTAGCGGAAAACTGGGGTTGCGGGTCGAGGGCGCCTGAGTGCTCTGGGGTCGCCCTTCCGGACCTCCGGAAGCCTCCGAAGTGCCCATCACCTCCGCCCTCTGTGCCCCTCCCTCCCATATCCTTCCTTGGACCCGGCATCTCTGGGTGCATCTTACTCTTGCTGCCACtccattaaaaagagaaatgctCATTAGGTGTTTGAGTGGAAGGCATTCAGCCCCCGCCCTGGGGGAGCCGAGAAGGACAAGGACGCCAGGGCCCGCTGGACCAGACTCGAGGCCCCTGGAGGGAGACCtgagcggggcggggggcggggcggcggcaGGGAGCCTCAAGGTGGAGGGGGGCGGATCTCGGTGCCGCCGAGAGGAGGGTTCTTGGCAGCCGCGGTTCCTGTAGCGGAGAGGGCGGAAGCCAGATGGGAGGGGGCGAGACAACGCGGGAGCACAGGAAGGTGGaggcggtgggggggggtgggggtagtgGTGGGTGTTGGGAGTCAGCGCCCGCCCCCCGCCCGAGAGCCTGAGACCGGGCGCCCTGGGTGGGGGGTGCTGGGGGGTCGTCTCAGGAACCGGAAATCCAGGGGGAGCTGGCTTGAGGGTGGAGGATGCTCCTGTCCCCCAGAACCAGATCCCTTGTGTCTGCGAACCACAGTGGTGTCTGCCACAAGGTGGGGGGGACCTCAGGACTGGGCCTCTGGCCGCCTCTCTGGCGAGCCCTTCATCTGCCTGGGTATCAGTGCTCTCCTCTGTAAAAAAAAACCCCGGTAGGTTGGGCTGGTGCACCCAGAAGCAGTCACTCCCTAACCAGGTTGCCCATCACCAATACCTTGGTGAACTGGCTAAAATACAGAGCCCGGGCCCCTGCTGGCTCCCCTCCGAGgagcccacccaccccacccttcccctCCCAGAACCACAGTTCAGGGCCCTTCCAGCACTAATACGATCCGATTCAGAGACTCCTCAGCCTTGGGCAGGGGGCacagcccctgtccctgtggggTGGAGCTGACAGGGTCCCCTTAATGTCCCAGCCTAGTAGCAAAACCTCCAGGCTCCAGGAAGGTCCTCTGTTAAAGGACAGGGGATGGAACCTAACTGTAACTAAGACCCCACTGTCATAATGCTGTTCTTGTTTAATAGCTAAAGTCATACCCagcaagaccccatggactgtaacccaccaggctgggattctccaggcaagaatacttgaagggctgccatttccttctccaggggatcttcctgacctagggatcgaacccttgtcttctgagttggcaggtggattctttattactgaccACACAGGAAGCCCCCATTCATAATAACCATCATTTATTGATGGTGGTCTGTGTGCCGACTGGGTACCACATGGTTACCGGATCTCATGtaaccccccgccccgccccccccccacaagTCTGCTGAAAGAGTTCTCTTGAgttatacacactgaggaaacaggCTAAATAACTTGTGGAAGGTAACGCAGCTGCAAAGAGGGCAAAGCTGCATTTAAACCCTGACTTCACCCATCTCATCCGCACGTGGATTGTCTTTTTTAAGGCTCAGAACAAACCCAGGAGTAGGTACACTCACCCCCATTTTACGGATGAGGAGACAGATCGCTGGGCAAGTTCACAACAATGGCTAACTCAGGCAATGCCCACCCCATATATTAATACCTGTTGTTTCATTTAACCACATCTTACAGACAAGCACTGAGTCACGGGGATAccaagtaacttgctcaagggtCAGTTAATAGTAGGGCCAGGATTTGGAGTCAGGAAGTCAGTAAGATGTGCAGATGAAATGAAACAAGGGAAATGCTCAACCAAATCATAAGCTCTCAGCTCCAAGTGTGGCCCTCCCACCTGCAGCGTCTGCGTCACCTGGGAACTCGTGAAGACGTGCAGCATCTCAGCGCTCGggccccagacctgctgaatcggaaactggggggcggggcagggctcCGGGATCAGCAGGGGGTTCTGATGCACCCCAAAGTTCTAAGAACTACACTGCTTTCCCCGCACAAGTAGGTTAGAGGAGGCAGGATTCGAACCCAGGACTCTAGAAGGCGGACCCCTTCCTGGGCTGCCACGCTGCTCCCCGCCCTTCCCTAACGCCCTCCGAGGCCCTCTCATCTGCCTCATCTGTCTTCTCCCCCATGCCCGCCCCAGGATGACCTGTTCGCGGACCTGGCCAACCTGAGCCACCTCTTCCTGCACGGGAACCGCCTGCGGCTGCTCACGGAGCACGTGTTCCGCGGCCTGGGCAGCCTGGACCGGCTGCTGCTGCACGGGAACCGGCTGCAGGGCGTGCACCGCGCGGCCTTCCGCGGCCTCGGCCGCCTCACCATCCTCTACCTGTTCAACAACAGCCTGGCCTCGCTGCCCGGCGAGGCGCTGGCCGACCTGCCGGCTCTCGAATTCCTGCGGCTCAACGCCAACCCCTGGGCGTGCGACTGCCGCGCGCGGCCGCTCTGGGCCTGGTTCCAGCGCGCGCGCGTGTCCAGCTCCGACGTGACGTGCGCCTCGCCACCCGAGCGCCGGGGCCGCGACCTGCGCGCGCTCCGCGAGGCCGACTTCCAGGCCTGCCCGCCTGCCGCGCCCACGCGGCCTGGGGGCCGCGCGCGCGCCAACAGCTCCTCCAACCACCTGTACGGGGTGGCCGAGGTCGGGGCGCCGCCGGCCGACCCCTCCACCCTCTACCGCGACCTGCCCGCCGAGGACGCGCGGGGGCGCCCGGGTGGCGACGCGCCCACCGAGGACGACTACTGGGGCGGCTACGGCGGCGAGGACCGGCGGGGCGAGCAGACGTGCCCCGGCGCCGCCTGCCAGGCGCCCCCGGACTCCCGCGGCCCCGCGCGCGCGCCCGGGCTCGCCGCCCCGCTGCTTTGCCTGTTGATCCTGGCGCCCCACCACCTCTGACCGCGGTGCTGAGACTGAAGCGGCCGGCGTCTCCCCGGCCCCCCCATCCCCGCCCCTCATCCTCCGTCTCCAGTCCCCACCGCGGGCTGGCGGcctgccttctcctcccagcGCCTCGCATCCCCAGGGATCCGGccacctctccctgcctcccgggCCGCCCGCTGTTGGCAGCCCCCGAAGCGCACGTCTGGTGGTGGCCCAGCCACCCGAAGACATGGC encodes the following:
- the RTN4RL2 gene encoding reticulon-4 receptor-like 2, encoding MLPGLGSLLPGPPACVLLLLLAAAPAAARCPMLCTCYPAPPTVSCQANNFSAVPRALPPGTQRLFLQNNLISALRPGSFGPSLLTLWLFSNNLSAIYPGTFRHLQALEELDLGDNRHLRSLEPDTFQGLERLQSLHLYRCQLSSLPGTIFRGLVSLQYLYLQENSLLHLQDDLFADLANLSHLFLHGNRLRLLTEHVFRGLGSLDRLLLHGNRLQGVHRAAFRGLGRLTILYLFNNSLASLPGEALADLPALEFLRLNANPWACDCRARPLWAWFQRARVSSSDVTCASPPERRGRDLRALREADFQACPPAAPTRPGGRARANSSSNHLYGVAEVGAPPADPSTLYRDLPAEDARGRPGGDAPTEDDYWGGYGGEDRRGEQTCPGAACQAPPDSRGPARAPGLAAPLLCLLILAPHHL